A window of the Zeugodacus cucurbitae isolate PBARC_wt_2022May chromosome 4, idZeuCucr1.2, whole genome shotgun sequence genome harbors these coding sequences:
- the LOC105214785 gene encoding uncharacterized protein LOC105214785: MKLFAVALAACFVAYAIAQSAPAEPSAEYLPPVGDESAPLADDGYRYKAVRRLKYRHRREVPSEEYLPPVAAPSAEYIPPEGAETRVADDGYRYKTVRRFKVHRHRREAPSEEYLPPVAEPSAEYLPPVGAETRVADDGYRYKTVRRLRFRARHRRDVSELTSLPSAEYLPPVEVELAPELKTVLGDDGYRYKAVRRLKYRRHRREAEAAEEVAVAESADAPNGEYLPPSNDVAEVPEVKSAELAQDGYRYKTVRRIRYRHRQ, encoded by the exons ATG AAACTCTTCGCAGTCGCACTCGCTGCGTGCTTTGTTGCCTATGCCATCGCACAATCAGCACCAGCTGAGCCATCCGCCGAGTATTTGCCACCAGTCGGTGATGAATCGGCACCACTTGCCGATGATGGTTACCGTTATAAGGCTGTGCGTCGTCTGAAGTATCGTCATCGTCGTGAGGTTCCCTCAGAAGAATACTTACCACCAGTAGCTGCACCATCCGCTGAATACATACCACCAGAGGGTGCTGAGACTCGTGTTGCCGATGATGGTTACCGTTACAAAACTGTAAGACGTTTCAAGGTACATCGTCATCGTCGTGAGGCTCCCTCAGAAGAATACTTGCCGCCAGTAGCTGAACCCAGCGCAGAATATTTACCACCAGTGGGTGCTGAAACCCGTGTCGCTGATGATGGTTATCGTTACAAGACTGTACGCCGCTTGAGATTCCGTGCTCGTCACCGTCGTGATGTCTCTGAATTGACTTCACTGCCATCTGCTGAATACTTGCCTCCAGTTGAAGTTGAGTTGGCTCCTGAGTTGAAGACCGTTTTGGGTGATGATGGTTACCGTTATAAGGCAGTGCGTCGGTTGAAGTACCGTCGTCATCGTCGTGAAGCTGAGGCTGCTGAGGAAGTCGCTGTCGCTGAAAGCGCTGATGCTCCCAATGGTGAATACTTGCCTCCAAGCAATGATGTCGCTGAAGTACCAGAAGTGAAAAGCGCGGAGTTGGCACAGGATGGTTACCGTTATAAAACTGTGCGTCGCATCAGATACCGTCATCGTCAATAG